The Clostridioides sp. ES-S-0010-02 genome window below encodes:
- a CDS encoding GNAT family N-acetyltransferase, which translates to MIVKIDNTLEKKFWQYVSHEESLNLFIIGYVENYGFSSDSQEVWSQTKEGSITSIILKNKSTLIIYSLENNFDVEEMKSHIKGLDIESISGKKCVIDRLVSIYKDFYEKLDNKFCILKKIKELDFSTMNEYRIEKAYERDIDEIGKLLNESGYKVSPNYIEARKEYLKEGNVRAYFIKDNNTMISTVSTGMETSFLAMIVSVSTDKQHRKKGLASYMVYNLSKELLSEGKIPCLFYNNEIAGKIYYDIGYEEINEWTMLFK; encoded by the coding sequence TTGATTGTAAAAATAGATAATACTTTAGAAAAAAAATTCTGGCAATATGTATCACATGAAGAAAGTTTAAACTTATTTATAATTGGATATGTTGAAAACTATGGATTTAGTTCTGATTCTCAAGAAGTATGGTCTCAGACAAAAGAAGGAAGTATAACTTCTATAATATTAAAAAATAAGTCAACACTTATAATCTATAGTTTAGAAAATAATTTTGATGTAGAAGAAATGAAAAGCCATATAAAAGGATTAGATATAGAAAGTATAAGTGGAAAAAAGTGTGTAATAGATAGACTAGTGAGTATATACAAAGATTTTTATGAAAAATTGGATAATAAATTTTGTATATTAAAGAAAATAAAAGAGCTGGATTTTTCTACTATGAATGAATATAGGATAGAAAAGGCATATGAAAGAGACATTGATGAAATAGGAAAACTTTTAAATGAATCAGGATATAAGGTAAGTCCAAATTACATAGAAGCAAGAAAAGAGTACTTAAAAGAAGGTAACGTAAGAGCATATTTCATAAAAGATAATAATACTATGATTAGTACTGTATCAACTGGTATGGAAACTAGTTTTTTAGCAATGATAGTTTCTGTAAGTACAGACAAACAGCATAGAAAAAAAGGGCTTGCTAGTTATATGGTGTACAATTTAAGTAAAGAACTATTGTCAGAAGGGAAAATACCATGTCTTTTTTATAATAATGAAATAGCAGGAAAAATATATTACGATATAGGATATGAAGAGATAAATGAATGGACAATGCTTTTTAAATAA
- the pdaA gene encoding delta-lactam-biosynthetic de-N-acetylase, whose amino-acid sequence MKKDSLKKYIMIGAFALILFGIASMNFKSLDKTKTQISSPTLDTHEYDWYFNPREDGKQPSPIKEANFFKKYDSYYVGNPNEKVIYLSFDAGYESGNTPKLLDTLKKHNAKAQFFVVESYIKSNPDLIKRMEKEGHLVCNHSKSHPSMAGITDFEKFKEEITSVEKAYKDVTGKEMPKYFRPPMGKFSEQSLKYTQDLGYKSIFWSFAYVDWYEKKQPTHEFAKNKIYSRTHPGAIVLLHPNSSTNTEILDEVLTHWEKEGYKLKTLDYLSSKK is encoded by the coding sequence GTGAAAAAAGATAGCCTGAAAAAATACATTATGATAGGAGCATTCGCTTTAATACTTTTTGGAATTGCTAGTATGAACTTTAAATCCCTAGATAAAACAAAAACTCAAATTTCTAGTCCAACACTTGATACACATGAATATGATTGGTATTTTAATCCTAGAGAGGATGGCAAACAACCATCCCCTATAAAAGAAGCCAATTTTTTTAAGAAATATGATTCATATTATGTAGGAAACCCTAATGAAAAAGTTATATACTTATCATTTGATGCTGGATATGAAAGTGGGAACACTCCAAAGTTGTTAGATACACTAAAAAAACACAATGCAAAGGCACAATTTTTCGTAGTTGAGAGTTATATAAAAAGTAATCCAGATTTAATAAAACGTATGGAAAAAGAAGGTCATTTGGTTTGTAATCACTCAAAAAGTCATCCATCAATGGCTGGAATTACAGATTTTGAAAAATTCAAAGAAGAAATTACAAGTGTAGAAAAAGCATATAAAGATGTTACTGGAAAAGAAATGCCTAAATATTTTAGACCACCAATGGGTAAATTTAGTGAACAATCTCTAAAATATACACAAGACTTGGGTTATAAATCTATATTTTGGAGTTTTGCTTATGTAGATTGGTATGAAAAGAAACAACCTACTCATGAGTTTGCTAAAAACAAAATTTACTCTAGAACACATCCTGGTGCAATAGTTTTATTACATCCAAATTCTTCAACTAATACTGAGATATTGGATGAAGTACTTACACATTGGGAAAAAGAAGGTTACAAACTTAAAACACTTGACTATTTAAGCAGTAAAAAATAA